The Pyxidicoccus trucidator genome includes a window with the following:
- the murA gene encoding UDP-N-acetylglucosamine 1-carboxyvinyltransferase codes for MDKIVMKGGQELHGEVQASGAKNAALPILASALLADGTSTYRNVPDLADVGTMLKVLRTMGCDAERLTARKKDICQVGVNGHIHPEAPYDLVKTMRASVLVLGPLVARFGRARVSMPGGCAIGARPIDQHLKGLKALGADIHLTEGYVEARAKQLKGGTVNFDVITVTGTENVLMAAVLAKGRTVMENCAREPEIEELARVLNKMGARIEGAGTSVITVDGVEGLKPVEHAILPDRIEAGTLLVAAAISGGNVLVKHAVPEHLEAVVDKLREAGCTITAEGGGLRCKAPRTLTSVNINTTEHPGFPTDMQAQLMALMSVSQGTSVISENIFENRFMHVPELHRLGADITIQGHTAVVKGVKGLSGAPVMATDLRASASLILAGLRAEGRTDVSRVYHLDRGYERLERKLRSLGADIRRVKAKA; via the coding sequence ATGGACAAGATCGTGATGAAGGGCGGCCAGGAGCTGCACGGTGAGGTGCAGGCCTCGGGCGCGAAGAACGCGGCGCTGCCCATCCTCGCCTCCGCGCTGCTGGCGGATGGCACCTCCACCTACCGGAACGTGCCGGACCTGGCGGACGTCGGCACCATGCTCAAGGTGCTGCGCACCATGGGCTGCGACGCGGAGCGGCTCACCGCCCGCAAGAAGGACATCTGCCAGGTGGGGGTGAATGGCCACATCCACCCCGAGGCCCCCTATGATTTGGTGAAGACGATGCGCGCCAGCGTGCTGGTGCTGGGGCCGCTCGTCGCCCGCTTCGGCCGGGCCCGCGTGTCCATGCCGGGCGGGTGCGCCATCGGCGCGCGCCCCATCGACCAGCACCTCAAGGGGCTCAAGGCCCTGGGCGCGGACATCCACCTCACCGAGGGCTACGTGGAGGCCCGGGCGAAGCAGCTCAAGGGCGGCACCGTCAACTTCGACGTCATCACCGTCACCGGCACGGAGAACGTGCTGATGGCGGCGGTGCTGGCCAAGGGCCGCACCGTCATGGAGAACTGCGCCCGCGAGCCCGAAATCGAGGAGCTGGCCCGCGTCCTCAACAAGATGGGCGCGCGGATTGAAGGCGCCGGCACGTCCGTCATCACCGTCGACGGCGTGGAGGGCCTCAAGCCGGTGGAGCACGCCATCCTCCCGGACCGGATTGAGGCGGGCACCCTGCTCGTCGCGGCGGCCATCTCCGGCGGCAACGTGCTGGTGAAGCACGCGGTGCCCGAGCACCTGGAGGCCGTGGTGGACAAGCTCCGCGAGGCCGGCTGCACGATTACCGCGGAAGGGGGCGGGCTGCGGTGCAAGGCCCCTCGCACCCTCACCTCGGTGAACATCAACACCACCGAGCACCCCGGCTTCCCCACCGACATGCAGGCCCAGCTCATGGCCCTCATGTCCGTCAGCCAGGGAACGTCCGTCATCAGCGAAAACATCTTCGAGAACCGGTTCATGCACGTGCCGGAGCTGCACCGGCTGGGGGCGGACATCACCATCCAGGGCCACACAGCGGTGGTGAAGGGGGTGAAGGGGCTGAGCGGGGCGCCCGTCATGGCCACCGACTTGCGGGCGAGCGCGTCGCTCATCCTCGCGGGCTTGCGGGCCGAGGGGCGCACGGACGTCAGCCGCGTGTACCACCTGGACCGGGGCTACGAGCGCCTGGAGCGCAAGCTGCGGAGCCTGGGCGCGGACATCCGGCGGGTGAAGGCGAAGGCCTGA
- a CDS encoding zf-TFIIB domain-containing protein, producing MDCPSCNVEMTDLEGEDLTLRKCGDCGGLWIDVADLNRVLLHNNLPGLESQGGKVDAQALTGQCPECQVDLVRVDGGDRQHPLHYDTCESCGGIFLESEFQDASDVKVAVEEIIAFFRHFSAKKKLAAL from the coding sequence ATGGATTGCCCCAGCTGCAACGTCGAGATGACCGATCTCGAGGGGGAGGATTTGACGTTGCGAAAGTGTGGAGATTGCGGCGGCCTCTGGATTGACGTCGCGGACCTGAACCGGGTCCTGCTCCACAACAACCTCCCCGGGCTGGAGAGCCAGGGCGGCAAAGTCGATGCGCAGGCACTGACCGGTCAGTGCCCCGAGTGCCAGGTGGACCTCGTCCGTGTGGACGGCGGCGACCGCCAGCACCCGCTCCACTACGACACGTGTGAGTCCTGTGGTGGCATCTTCCTGGAGTCGGAGTTCCAGGACGCCAGCGACGTGAAGGTGGCCGTCGAGGAAATCATCGCCTTCTTCCGCCACTTCAGCGCCAAGAAGAAGCTGGCCGCCCTCTAG
- a CDS encoding discoidin domain-containing protein: MRSLLLASLLLATAATATSNVPPGYVETSDWLERKARPERYGPLNLLDGRDTTAWCAPGESPAPITLGFKDVVTVDEVRVYTGDGTDRAAFKARGRAKKFTLTSVDAARSFKVEDKRGLQAVPLSQPLRGARFILEVVDRFPGTEEEAPVCITDLVFYSGGKALNGTWLASRLKYDARLAPLLGTWFGGLEGAPESFLSFYMDGTYRYTREPLEGGGPTSVTGTYTLSGSKLTVEVPKRGRVTLRLQKGGEDGVRVPEASIEVEGPLAEDWGREFRGRP; the protein is encoded by the coding sequence ATGCGAAGCCTGCTCCTCGCCTCCCTCCTGCTTGCCACCGCCGCCACCGCCACCTCCAACGTCCCCCCGGGCTATGTGGAGACGTCCGACTGGCTGGAGCGCAAGGCCCGGCCCGAGCGCTATGGGCCCCTGAACCTCCTCGACGGGCGCGACACCACCGCGTGGTGCGCCCCCGGCGAGTCCCCGGCGCCCATCACCCTCGGCTTCAAGGACGTCGTCACCGTGGACGAGGTGCGCGTCTACACGGGGGACGGCACGGACCGGGCCGCATTCAAGGCGCGGGGCCGGGCGAAGAAGTTCACCCTCACCAGCGTGGACGCCGCCCGGAGCTTCAAGGTGGAGGACAAGCGCGGCCTCCAGGCCGTGCCGCTCAGCCAGCCCCTCCGGGGCGCCCGCTTCATCCTGGAAGTCGTGGACCGCTTCCCCGGCACGGAGGAGGAGGCCCCCGTCTGCATCACCGACCTGGTCTTCTACTCCGGCGGCAAGGCCCTCAACGGCACCTGGCTGGCCTCGCGCCTGAAGTACGACGCGCGCCTGGCGCCGCTGCTGGGCACCTGGTTCGGCGGCCTGGAGGGAGCGCCCGAGAGCTTCCTGTCCTTCTACATGGACGGCACGTACCGCTACACCCGCGAGCCCCTGGAGGGTGGGGGGCCCACGTCCGTCACCGGGACGTACACGCTGTCCGGAAGCAAACTGACAGTAGAGGTGCCGAAGCGCGGACGGGTGACGTTGCGCCTCCAGAAGGGCGGGGAGGACGGCGTACGGGTGCCGGAGGCGTCCATTGAGGTGGAAGGCCCCCTGGCGGAAGACTGGGGCCGCGAGTTCCGCGGCAGGCCCTGA
- a CDS encoding ABC transporter substrate-binding protein — MRRWGWGCVLAAMLVACKEDKAPEVQDAGPVETGPTSLTEQEPNERPDQALSLTRDSTVTADLAAQPNKADEDWYRLAPSAARVADVTVSGLPGGDITLEVYDRDRNRLAAINSEGEGKPERFPNLFVEGERWVRVVPARKGVGGAYTLEVRMRAPNDGEEREPNDRAVDAAPLPLGQTVTAFLGHAGDEDWYRIELPEPAAPGGTAPGTEGTAPAPGTEPAPEGAAPAPEGAAPAPGGEGTMPAPGSEGGTAAGAPPSPAPEGTFAGGEPPPPAPAPEGQDAPGEVGGAAAAQAAQAQAQDAGTVVPPEPPSVALKIDLSGVEGVRPELSVLSAAEAPLFTLRGQEGAPLSLRNIGVRATDRVVYVVVKGGWVGTGKEARRTFSATAPYTLTVTQEEAGANAELEPNDELYKATPLTAGGYREGFLSPKGELDHFVLRTTEPVLAKVELSGVERLDLVLSMVEPPQGDGEKETVLLRANDGAVKEPERLNNVACNGSCWFRVEGASRKVDGKWVKDFENAEQPYRISITTVPDNGGEEREPNNTADRGQDLTPGKAVRGTVFPVKDTDFYRLDLSDRPVRTSIKATLLGILKVDVGLYLHRVQPDGKLSLVQTADRAKGDQPESIRYSAEPGVYVFEVRDAKNREANFQDPYQLTVEEGE; from the coding sequence ATGCGACGTTGGGGGTGGGGCTGTGTGCTGGCGGCGATGCTGGTCGCCTGCAAGGAGGACAAGGCGCCGGAGGTCCAGGACGCGGGCCCGGTGGAGACGGGGCCCACCTCCCTCACGGAGCAGGAGCCGAATGAGCGGCCGGACCAGGCCCTCTCGCTGACCCGGGACAGCACCGTGACGGCGGACCTGGCCGCGCAGCCGAACAAGGCGGACGAGGACTGGTACCGGCTGGCGCCCTCCGCCGCCCGCGTGGCGGACGTCACCGTGTCCGGGCTGCCCGGCGGTGACATCACCCTGGAGGTCTACGACAGGGACCGCAACCGGCTGGCCGCCATCAACAGCGAGGGCGAGGGCAAGCCGGAGCGCTTCCCCAACCTCTTCGTGGAGGGCGAGCGCTGGGTGCGCGTGGTGCCCGCGCGCAAGGGCGTGGGCGGGGCCTACACCCTCGAGGTGCGGATGCGCGCGCCCAATGACGGCGAGGAGCGCGAGCCCAATGACCGGGCCGTGGACGCGGCCCCACTGCCGCTCGGCCAGACGGTGACGGCCTTCCTGGGCCACGCCGGGGACGAGGACTGGTACCGCATCGAGCTCCCCGAGCCTGCCGCCCCCGGTGGCACGGCCCCCGGCACGGAGGGCACCGCGCCCGCCCCGGGCACCGAGCCCGCTCCCGAGGGCGCCGCCCCCGCGCCGGAAGGCGCCGCGCCGGCTCCCGGTGGCGAAGGCACCATGCCAGCCCCGGGCTCCGAGGGTGGCACCGCTGCGGGCGCTCCGCCCTCCCCTGCCCCCGAGGGCACCTTCGCCGGTGGCGAGCCGCCTCCCCCCGCTCCCGCCCCCGAGGGCCAGGACGCTCCGGGCGAGGTGGGTGGCGCGGCGGCCGCGCAGGCGGCACAGGCGCAGGCCCAGGACGCCGGGACCGTGGTGCCGCCCGAGCCTCCGTCGGTGGCACTGAAGATCGACCTGTCGGGCGTGGAGGGCGTGCGGCCGGAATTGTCCGTGCTGTCGGCGGCGGAGGCGCCGCTGTTCACCCTGCGAGGCCAGGAGGGCGCGCCGCTGTCGCTGCGCAACATCGGCGTGCGCGCCACGGACCGCGTCGTCTACGTGGTGGTGAAGGGAGGCTGGGTGGGCACGGGCAAGGAGGCCCGCCGCACCTTCAGCGCCACCGCGCCGTACACGCTCACGGTGACGCAGGAGGAGGCCGGAGCCAACGCGGAGTTGGAACCCAACGACGAGCTGTATAAGGCCACGCCGCTGACGGCCGGGGGCTACCGCGAGGGCTTCCTCTCCCCCAAGGGCGAGCTGGACCACTTCGTGCTGCGGACCACGGAGCCGGTGCTGGCCAAGGTGGAGCTGTCCGGCGTGGAGCGCCTGGACCTGGTGCTGTCCATGGTGGAGCCGCCGCAGGGCGACGGGGAGAAGGAGACGGTGCTCCTGCGCGCCAACGACGGCGCGGTGAAGGAGCCCGAGCGCCTCAACAACGTGGCCTGCAACGGCAGCTGCTGGTTCCGGGTGGAGGGCGCGTCGCGCAAGGTGGACGGCAAGTGGGTGAAGGACTTCGAGAACGCGGAGCAGCCCTACCGCATCAGCATCACCACGGTGCCGGACAATGGCGGCGAGGAGCGCGAGCCCAACAACACCGCGGACCGGGGCCAGGACTTGACGCCGGGCAAGGCGGTGCGCGGCACGGTGTTCCCGGTGAAGGACACGGACTTCTACCGGTTGGATTTGTCCGACCGGCCGGTGCGCACGTCCATCAAGGCCACCCTGCTGGGCATCCTGAAGGTGGACGTGGGGCTGTACCTGCACCGCGTGCAGCCGGACGGGAAGCTGTCGCTCGTGCAGACGGCCGACCGCGCGAAGGGCGACCAGCCGGAGAGCATCCGCTACAGCGCCGAGCCGGGCGTCTACGTCTTCGAGGTGCGCGACGCGAAGAACCGCGAGGCCAACTTCCAGGACCCCTACCAGCTCACTGTCGAGGAGGGGGAGTAG
- a CDS encoding ribbon-helix-helix domain-containing protein: MNLRLPATVKEALAQAAQEDLRTSSGMAVHILAEWLTARGYLARTDATPAKPARRKGGR, encoded by the coding sequence TTGAACCTTCGACTGCCTGCGACGGTGAAAGAAGCCCTCGCACAGGCGGCGCAAGAAGACCTGCGCACCTCCTCCGGCATGGCGGTCCACATCCTGGCCGAGTGGCTGACTGCCCGGGGCTATCTCGCGCGCACGGACGCCACGCCCGCGAAGCCAGCACGCCGGAAGGGAGGGCGGTAG
- a CDS encoding helix-turn-helix domain-containing protein, producing the protein MSSHPDPLWTAQDVARFLKVSRSWVYQKTEAGMLPCLRIGGLVRFEPEAVRAWARGERSPPARILPLPRKPTP; encoded by the coding sequence ATGAGCAGCCATCCCGACCCGCTCTGGACGGCGCAGGACGTTGCCCGCTTCCTCAAGGTGAGCCGCTCGTGGGTGTACCAGAAGACCGAGGCGGGCATGTTGCCGTGCCTGCGTATCGGTGGACTCGTGCGCTTCGAGCCAGAGGCGGTGCGCGCCTGGGCACGGGGGGAGCGTTCGCCCCCTGCCCGCATCCTTCCGCTTCCCCGGAAGCCCACCCCATAA
- a CDS encoding DUF3987 domain-containing protein — protein MRVIEPHTEADPAAILVQFLVAVGNALGRSPRFKVEASWHHTNLFAVIVGQSSKARKGTSWSWVERVLDAADSEWSPRLQKGLSSGEGLIHAVRDGSDEDSEDSGVTDKRLMVVESEFASVLRRMNREGNSLSSVLREAWDSGSLQVLTKRTPLRATDAHVSVVTHITIPELRALLSATDMANGLANRFLWVFARRSKFLPEGGSLGDSSLSSLSSRLTNVLRWAQDVGELKRTEAARRHWFQVYESLSSDEPGMFGQATSRAEAQVVRLSLLYALLDEARAIDEEHLSAALALMQYTRDSARHVFGDALQDRKANRILDALRERPEGLTRSDMASLFKGHAAKADLDAALGTLSDARLAHMEIQPTGGRPTERWFHGPAPAEKAKEAKYVPASGTTAKEREP, from the coding sequence GTGCGCGTCATCGAGCCACATACCGAGGCCGATCCCGCCGCCATCCTGGTTCAGTTCCTGGTCGCCGTGGGCAACGCGCTGGGGCGGTCCCCGCGCTTCAAGGTCGAGGCGTCGTGGCACCACACCAACCTTTTCGCAGTCATCGTTGGCCAGAGTTCCAAGGCCAGAAAGGGAACCTCCTGGTCATGGGTGGAGCGGGTTCTGGATGCTGCCGACTCGGAGTGGAGCCCCCGCCTTCAAAAGGGCCTCAGCTCAGGTGAGGGCCTCATCCATGCCGTTCGCGATGGTTCTGATGAGGACTCTGAGGACTCTGGTGTCACCGACAAGCGGTTGATGGTCGTGGAGTCGGAGTTCGCTTCCGTCCTCCGCCGGATGAACCGTGAGGGGAACAGCCTCTCCTCGGTCCTTCGCGAGGCGTGGGATTCAGGCTCGCTCCAGGTGCTTACGAAGAGAACACCCCTGAGAGCGACTGACGCGCACGTGTCCGTTGTGACGCACATCACGATTCCCGAACTGCGAGCGTTGCTCTCGGCTACGGACATGGCCAACGGCCTCGCGAATCGCTTCCTGTGGGTGTTCGCGCGCCGTTCCAAGTTCCTGCCCGAGGGCGGGAGCCTCGGAGATAGTTCGCTTTCTTCTCTTTCTTCGCGCCTCACCAACGTTCTGCGTTGGGCTCAGGACGTGGGGGAGTTGAAGAGGACGGAAGCAGCCAGGAGGCACTGGTTCCAGGTCTATGAGTCGCTCTCCAGCGACGAGCCCGGGATGTTCGGTCAGGCCACGTCGCGCGCTGAGGCGCAGGTCGTGAGGCTCTCGTTGCTCTACGCGCTGCTCGACGAGGCGAGAGCTATCGACGAGGAGCATCTCTCCGCCGCCCTGGCGCTCATGCAGTACACGAGAGACAGCGCCCGCCATGTGTTCGGTGATGCCCTGCAAGACCGGAAGGCAAACCGCATCCTCGACGCACTCCGGGAGCGACCCGAGGGTCTGACTCGGTCCGACATGGCGAGCCTCTTCAAGGGACATGCTGCGAAGGCAGACCTCGATGCGGCCCTGGGCACTCTCTCCGATGCTCGGTTGGCCCACATGGAAATTCAGCCGACCGGGGGCCGCCCGACCGAGCGCTGGTTCCACGGTCCCGCTCCAGCGGAGAAAGCGAAAGAAGCGAAGTATGTCCCGGCTTCGGGCACTACTGCCAAGGAGCGCGAGCCATGA
- a CDS encoding helix-turn-helix domain-containing protein, with translation MPVARKSPHSHGRSEVRTRKDLAPAIKRELRLLGARLRELREARGLSQEDAAELMGLHPKYMPRLEGGTANPTVATMVAASVAYKVPLRELFLEPDERGTDK, from the coding sequence GTGCCCGTAGCCCGCAAGTCACCACACTCCCATGGACGTTCCGAAGTCCGGACACGGAAGGACTTGGCGCCTGCCATCAAGCGGGAACTCAGGCTACTTGGGGCGCGACTCCGCGAACTTCGCGAAGCGCGGGGCCTCTCTCAAGAGGATGCGGCAGAACTCATGGGGCTGCATCCCAAGTACATGCCGCGCCTGGAAGGCGGCACCGCCAACCCCACCGTGGCCACCATGGTTGCCGCATCCGTGGCCTACAAGGTGCCACTCCGCGAGTTGTTCCTCGAACCCGACGAGAGGGGCACCGACAAGTAA
- a CDS encoding helix-turn-helix domain-containing protein: protein MPTSRKSPHSHGRSEVWTRKDLAPAINRTLKRLGTRLRKLRVERGLSQEEAADLIGLHPKSLPRIEGGTANPTVATLVAASVAYKVPLSALLTETEGEDTRK from the coding sequence GTGCCCACATCCCGTAAGTCACCTCACTCCCACGGGCGTTCCGAAGTCTGGACACGGAAGGACTTGGCACCAGCCATCAACCGCACGTTGAAGCGCCTGGGGACGCGCCTCCGGAAACTTCGCGTAGAGCGGGGGCTCTCTCAGGAGGAGGCCGCCGACCTCATAGGCCTTCACCCCAAGTCGTTGCCGCGCATAGAGGGTGGCACCGCCAACCCCACTGTGGCCACCCTGGTCGCTGCGTCCGTGGCCTACAAGGTGCCTCTCAGCGCTCTCCTCACGGAGACCGAGGGAGAGGACACCAGAAAGTAG
- a CDS encoding HNH endonuclease — MAIKISKTLKAKLPVDERDKIEALLVQKAGGRCFLCEGVLNLSTDTILADHDIPEAEDGPTEAKNLNLVHKACNEFKRNYKTIDVRPYLKLASFVKSQGGQANYGQCLGHFGITPVAIGVERQVDKARLHLPDGTHAETKVLSEKNKEGVIEYAYVSVPRAAIFNDDACQPRAIKLQQLWAIYLDIQHNPLHEPPSCRLVPVEHEHGLGRLLMFDGQHKTLASWLMGRTHVVIKIYLALSRERTIQLVNSVQAKIKKLPLSPFELSAKMSEEWRDRIARYQEEEGEAGSEEGFIKWVDKDERARAKAAFIDALYQSILDSEELEMKELIAPSGSKTSATESGVQLKETAFRNKLLKPLLNPSLLAEPFAVATGMREREASICIQLLNMLYRKAFKPAPGAAEMTEKERERAKRLAYQPALEFVAELLRRAAGRVLHTDEEHPFLEKAPSQSDIEAFENCIDRILAHPVWWTPFDFSPRMRDFANAMSKNQDADKVFKAVGLHKMGYVLGHDELDEDALTGPIS; from the coding sequence ATGGCGATCAAGATCTCCAAGACACTTAAGGCGAAGCTCCCAGTTGACGAGCGGGACAAGATCGAGGCGCTCCTCGTCCAGAAAGCTGGTGGCAGATGCTTTCTCTGCGAGGGAGTACTGAACCTGTCGACTGACACCATCCTCGCGGACCATGACATCCCCGAGGCGGAGGATGGGCCGACGGAGGCGAAGAACCTCAATCTCGTGCACAAGGCGTGCAACGAGTTCAAGCGGAACTACAAGACCATCGACGTCAGGCCCTACCTCAAGCTCGCCTCCTTCGTGAAGTCACAGGGCGGCCAAGCCAACTACGGCCAGTGCCTTGGCCATTTCGGCATCACGCCCGTGGCTATCGGGGTAGAGCGGCAGGTCGACAAGGCGCGCCTGCATCTCCCTGATGGCACCCACGCCGAAACGAAGGTGCTCTCGGAGAAGAATAAGGAAGGCGTCATCGAGTACGCCTACGTGTCGGTCCCCCGGGCCGCCATCTTCAACGACGATGCGTGCCAGCCGCGGGCCATCAAGCTCCAGCAGCTCTGGGCCATCTATCTCGACATCCAGCACAACCCGCTGCATGAGCCGCCGAGTTGCCGCCTCGTGCCCGTCGAGCACGAGCATGGGCTCGGGCGATTGCTGATGTTCGACGGGCAGCACAAGACGCTCGCGAGCTGGTTAATGGGCCGCACGCACGTGGTCATCAAGATTTACCTTGCCCTTTCGCGCGAGAGGACCATCCAGTTGGTCAACTCCGTGCAGGCGAAAATCAAGAAGCTTCCCCTGTCCCCGTTCGAGCTGTCGGCAAAGATGTCCGAGGAGTGGCGCGACCGGATTGCCCGTTACCAGGAGGAGGAGGGGGAGGCCGGCTCCGAGGAGGGCTTCATCAAGTGGGTGGACAAGGATGAGCGGGCGCGTGCAAAGGCGGCCTTCATCGATGCGCTCTACCAGTCGATCCTCGACAGCGAGGAACTCGAAATGAAGGAGCTCATCGCTCCTTCCGGCTCCAAGACCAGCGCGACTGAGTCGGGAGTACAGCTGAAGGAAACCGCGTTCCGCAACAAGCTCCTCAAACCCCTTCTTAATCCGTCGCTCCTCGCGGAGCCGTTTGCCGTGGCGACGGGAATGCGCGAACGGGAGGCGAGCATATGCATCCAGCTCTTGAACATGCTCTACCGCAAGGCCTTCAAGCCTGCCCCAGGCGCTGCTGAGATGACCGAAAAGGAGCGGGAGCGGGCAAAGCGGCTCGCGTACCAGCCTGCCCTGGAATTCGTAGCGGAGCTGTTGCGGAGGGCGGCCGGACGAGTGCTTCACACCGACGAGGAACATCCGTTCCTCGAGAAGGCGCCCTCCCAGTCCGACATCGAGGCGTTCGAGAACTGCATCGACCGCATCCTTGCACACCCCGTTTGGTGGACCCCCTTCGACTTCTCTCCTCGGATGCGGGACTTCGCAAACGCGATGTCGAAAAACCAAGATGCGGACAAGGTCTTCAAGGCTGTCGGGCTGCACAAGATGGGGTACGTGCTCGGCCACGATGAACTCGACGAGGATGCGCTCACGGGCCCCATATCCTGA
- a CDS encoding helix-turn-helix domain-containing protein produces MLQGPAPARLRALPSGAERLLTVREVAERLSICTATVYRLCERGELPHVRVSNAIRVRPADVDAFLIRGQG; encoded by the coding sequence TTGCTGCAAGGTCCGGCTCCTGCGCGGCTCCGCGCGTTGCCGAGCGGGGCGGAGCGCCTGCTCACCGTGCGTGAGGTGGCGGAGCGGCTATCCATCTGCACCGCCACCGTCTACCGGCTGTGCGAGCGGGGCGAGCTGCCCCACGTCCGGGTGAGCAACGCCATCCGCGTCCGTCCAGCGGACGTGGACGCCTTCCTCATCCGAGGCCAGGGCTGA
- a CDS encoding NYN domain-containing protein has protein sequence MPVEEPRADREGWVTIAEGDGGHFLRRHPPPRFRSGLTVLPFPEVRDLVAAARRYLAGECYSVQVWHAAFACLRWVDGYNLHPAIRALIYDWGRLSESASESVLRERLREDLCEAAPGSVLDRPEDRSFKVS, from the coding sequence ATGCCAGTCGAAGAGCCCAGGGCCGACCGTGAAGGCTGGGTGACGATCGCCGAGGGCGATGGCGGTCACTTCCTCCGGCGGCATCCGCCTCCCCGGTTCCGGAGCGGACTGACCGTGCTCCCGTTTCCCGAGGTCCGCGACCTGGTGGCGGCCGCTCGGCGTTACCTTGCCGGCGAGTGCTACTCTGTCCAGGTATGGCATGCGGCCTTCGCATGTCTGCGCTGGGTGGACGGCTACAACCTCCACCCGGCGATTCGCGCGCTTATCTACGACTGGGGCCGGCTATCGGAGAGCGCGTCCGAATCCGTGCTCCGCGAGCGGCTTCGCGAGGACCTGTGCGAGGCGGCTCCTGGGAGCGTCCTCGACAGGCCTGAAGACCGGTCGTTCAAGGTCTCTTAG